One region of Neorhodopirellula lusitana genomic DNA includes:
- a CDS encoding zinc-dependent peptidase: MWHNPLLAVGGDELRRDVERHIGDYAYKNEAEFMAVVSEHFFETPFQTSRVQARSKSLPTPKIIPPGECVLRCWRPRKASYASHGTMLASLSRGLGTTKARA, encoded by the coding sequence ATGTGGCACAACCCCCTTCTTGCGGTGGGCGGCGACGAGTTGCGACGCGACGTTGAAAGGCACATTGGCGACTACGCGTATAAGAACGAGGCGGAATTTATGGCCGTCGTCAGCGAACACTTTTTTGAAACGCCGTTCCAGACCTCCAGGGTGCAAGCAAGATCCAAAAGCCTTCCGACCCCAAAAATCATACCCCCGGGCGAATGCGTACTGCGCTGCTGGAGGCCGAGAAAGGCTTCCTACGCATCCCATGGCACAATGCTTGCGTCTCTATCACGCGGCCTTGGCACGACCAAAGCCAGGGCCTAA
- a CDS encoding dockerin type I domain-containing protein translates to MLAGDFQNPGNHFDVDDSGLVTAQDALFVINTLNRARSSFVEVETLSLPFDRYVDVNGDDQVTALDALRVINALNRYSGSSQLVFSIAPASDPNANGVVLDPTVVLQGQTSADAQVNATITALDVELNPVAGQSVTFTSMADRAGRFAIEPALFFGLNQVTVTATSPLGATTSATRQIVHGDLVADWNAATLNVVRDWTATSNDPYPDRIVPSIPPIVARNLAMIHVALFDAMNGVSGEFASYTDSALATPETSATAAATTAAHEVAMSLYPDPEDQAVWNATLSESLHSVPEGPAKERGIAYGQQIAAAVLHARANDGADGIVDYLYGDAPGDWNRTAPDFLPPLVPHWESVIPFAVEDITAYRADPPPSLTSAQYASAVDEVMRVGQLGSQERTAEQTEIAIFWVDGGGTATPPGHWNRIASNISLTRGESTLERARTMALLNLALADAGIAAWDTKYAYDLWRPIDAIRRADEDGNATTVADPTWLPLVRTPPFPTYTSGHSTFSGAGAAILTSLYGDDFAFASTSDGQSGLTQRPSALVTIRHFTSFHAAADEAGLSRIYGGIHFNFDHTSGIAAGNAIGSSVADNWLQRESGSGSGSNSSS, encoded by the coding sequence ATGCTCGCAGGTGATTTCCAAAACCCCGGCAATCATTTTGATGTCGATGATTCAGGATTGGTGACGGCTCAAGATGCCCTGTTCGTGATCAATACGCTCAATCGTGCTCGGTCCAGCTTTGTCGAAGTCGAAACGTTGTCATTGCCGTTTGACCGATACGTCGATGTCAATGGTGATGATCAAGTTACCGCGTTAGATGCCTTGCGAGTTATCAACGCGTTGAACCGCTATTCCGGCTCCAGTCAACTAGTGTTTTCGATTGCTCCGGCTTCGGATCCGAATGCAAATGGCGTGGTGCTCGATCCAACCGTTGTGTTGCAAGGGCAGACTTCCGCGGACGCTCAGGTGAATGCCACGATCACCGCGTTAGACGTAGAGCTGAATCCTGTCGCGGGCCAGTCGGTCACGTTCACATCCATGGCGGACCGCGCGGGCCGTTTTGCAATCGAGCCGGCTCTGTTCTTTGGCTTGAATCAGGTCACGGTCACCGCCACCAGTCCGCTGGGAGCAACGACCAGCGCCACTCGCCAAATCGTTCACGGCGACTTGGTCGCGGACTGGAATGCGGCGACGCTGAACGTCGTCCGTGACTGGACCGCAACTTCAAATGATCCTTATCCCGACCGGATCGTCCCCTCCATCCCACCCATCGTCGCCCGCAATCTGGCCATGATTCATGTCGCCCTTTTCGACGCGATGAACGGGGTGAGTGGCGAGTTTGCTTCGTACACGGATTCGGCGCTCGCAACCCCTGAGACGTCGGCCACCGCCGCCGCGACGACGGCCGCCCACGAAGTCGCGATGTCGTTGTACCCCGATCCAGAAGACCAAGCAGTATGGAACGCGACGCTTTCGGAATCCCTGCATAGCGTCCCCGAGGGACCAGCGAAAGAGAGGGGAATCGCCTACGGACAACAAATTGCCGCTGCCGTGCTCCACGCCCGTGCCAACGATGGTGCCGACGGGATCGTCGATTACCTCTACGGTGATGCGCCAGGCGATTGGAATCGAACGGCTCCCGATTTCCTTCCCCCACTCGTCCCACATTGGGAATCCGTAATACCGTTTGCCGTCGAAGACATTACCGCCTATCGAGCCGATCCGCCGCCGTCGCTGACAAGTGCTCAGTACGCGAGTGCGGTCGACGAAGTGATGCGAGTGGGGCAACTTGGCAGTCAAGAGCGAACGGCCGAGCAGACCGAAATTGCGATCTTCTGGGTCGATGGAGGCGGCACCGCGACGCCTCCAGGACATTGGAACCGGATCGCATCCAATATCAGCTTAACCCGTGGTGAAAGCACGCTGGAGCGGGCGCGAACGATGGCGCTGCTGAACCTTGCACTCGCCGACGCCGGCATTGCGGCTTGGGACACCAAGTACGCATACGACCTGTGGCGTCCGATCGACGCAATCCGCCGGGCCGATGAAGATGGGAACGCCACCACGGTTGCGGATCCCACCTGGCTACCGCTGGTGCGCACTCCACCATTCCCGACGTACACATCAGGGCACAGCACATTTAGCGGTGCAGGGGCAGCGATTTTGACAAGTCTGTACGGAGACGATTTCGCATTCGCCAGCACCTCCGACGGACAATCGGGTCTGACACAGCGTCCTTCCGCGTTGGTGACGATTCGTCATTTCACCAGCTTTCACGCTGCCGCCGACGAGGCTGGGCTGAGCAGGATCTACGGAGGCATTCATTTCAACTTTGACCATACCAGTGGCATCGCAGCCGGAAACGCGATTGGCAGCAGTGTAGCTGATAACTGGTTGCAACGAGAATCCGGGAGCGGCTCGGGTTCAAACTCTTCGAGCTAG